Part of the Scyliorhinus canicula chromosome 13, sScyCan1.1, whole genome shotgun sequence genome, ttcaagggccggtgcagacccgatgatcTTTTCATTACAACGAACAAACCCATAAACTACACCCAGCCCAACATTCCCCCaaacccctttccccccccaaaaagaaaacaaaaccatAGCAAACCTTTAACCCAACTGCAGTATTGTTCTTCGCTATTTGTTCTATAAGAAGACAAACTCTTTTTCCTCCCACTAACCGCTGATGGTAACCAACTCCCTAAAAGAGATGAAAGGCTACCACCTCGAGTAGAGCCCTTCCACAGATCCTCTCAAGGTATGTTTAATCTTCTCCGGGTGTAGAAATTGCATCAAATCCACCCAACCAAGCCGAAGACTTAGGCGGTACCTGGGACCTCCAACCAAATAGAATTTGCCTCTGGACTATtatcgaggcgaaggctaagacatatCCATTCTCGGCCCCATCTGCAGCTCTGGTGAGTCAGACACTTCAAAAGATGGCCACCAACATGCACGGCTCCAACTGAATACCTAAAAGGAaagaaataaagacttgcatttacgaaATGCCTTTCATGACCACCCGACATCTCCAAGCACTCTCCAGCCAGTGAAGAACCTTTAAAGTACATTCACTGCTGCATTGTGGGAAACAAGGCAACTAACGTGTACATAGCAAGCTCCCATAGACAGCAATGTGTTAATGACTAAATAATCTGTTTTCATTCTGTTAATTGAAGGAAAgatgttgaccaggacactggggctaactcccctgctcttggaATAGCGCCataggatcttttatgtccacctgagagggctgACGGGATTACCACTTAAAGTTTCATcttaaaagatggcacctctaacAGTTCAGCATTCTTTCAGCACGGCACTGAAGTATCAGCCTTGACCTTTGTGCTTGCATCCTGAAGTTGGGAGGTGGGGTaggggagatatttcttcactcaaatggttgtgaatctttggaattctataAACCCCTATACACGTATGCTCATTGAAAGTTGCCTGATTGATTCTCACATACATAGATAACACTGTAAGATAAATACATAAATAACACTTTAGCCTCACTGTTACTTATTTTGCTAAATCTACCCTAACATTCATGATGAACCATGTCTCCCAAGAGGATCGAATAGCACAAATCACCTCTGATTTCCATTTTGTTGGTATTATTTTTGAGATGACGAAGCAACAGAGcaggagaatttttaaaaatgttttaaaacatattttacaTTATTTCTGACTCTAAACTGAATCTGAGGACTGTCACGGAATTCTAGTCCTATGTTTCAGTTTGTTTTACTGTCTTAATGCAGCATtaaatttattttctcattcaCTTTCAGGTTACTAATGAAATATTTCCAGTTTGGACATACTCTTACTTGGCGATGCTATTTCCTGTCTTCTTGGTCACAGATTATCTAAGATATAAACCTATCATAACTTTACAGGGAATTAGCTTTATCATCACTTGGATAATGCTCCTGTTTGCACAAGGAGTCCTGGCCATGCAGTTTTTAGAATTCGTCTTTGGCATCTCATCTGCCACTGAAGTGGCATATTACTCCTATATTTACAGTGTTGTTAGTTCTGAGCACTATCAAAAAGTCACCAGTTACTGTCGGAGCATCACTTTAGTTGCATACACACTGGCTTCCATTCTGGGACAGGTTTTAGTCTCTGTTTGGAATGTCCCTTATTTCTATctgaatgtgattgcactggttTCAGTGTCTATATCTTTCCTTTCTTCCATTCCCCTGCCAATGCCCCGGACAAGCATGTTTTTCCACAGGAAAGAGGCTGAAAAGATCCAGGTTTCCCCGTCAACTGAAGATGTCAAGCCAAAATCTGAAAACAGTAGTCCCCAAAACAATCCTGATGGAGAAAACTGCTCACAGTTACCTGTCACGTCAGACAGAAATGTCTACAATCTGGCGAAGGCAACAGAGCAAAATAATGCAAAGAATGCCCTCCTCAAACTGCGGTCTGACTTCATAAAATGTTACTCCTCACCACAAATCATCTACTGGTCTATCTGGTGGGCTTTGGCCAGCTGTGGATATTATCAAGTTACAAATTACATACAAGTGCTATGGAATCACGTTGAACCATCCCAGAATGCTACAGTGTATAACGGTGGTGTGGAAGCAGTGTCGACATTTATGAGTAAGTTCAGTTAGAATTTTCATTCAATTTATCATCAGCAACCATAAGCGGAAAGATTGAGAGATTTTTTTGATAAAAGACAGAACCAGTTAACATCCTATGAAAGACCAACATCAGACCGACCCCACACAATACCTGCAGCAATACTAGATGAGGGTTCCACTAGGAGTGCGCTGGTAGAGTACCAGTTAAATGCCAGGCACATGGCAAATGAGTTACGCCATCCAACAGAATTGAATACGGAAAGCATCCACAGTTAGCCAGAGGTAGTACACACAGCAATAGAAAAAGTCACAAGATTTTTTACACCAGTGCATCCAGCAACAATCAACAATAAATCTAGAAAGAACTTCAACAATTTAAAGAAATAAGAATTAATTGATCTTTGAATGTTTTGTTGTTCTGTGAGCATTTCACTGAAGACTAAAACAAAGTACGGTTACAACTAGTTTGAATGAGTTTTCGAGTGCAAGATTGGTTGATGACTACATTTTGTGATTCCACCACTCcactttatgtttttatttctccTCCTGCTTCCACGATTTTGTGCTCCTAAATGTTAAGCACTTTAAGATGCACTTCCTGCATCTGAAAAAAAACAAGTTGTTGGATAGTTGTACAGCTTATTTCAAGAACTAGTGTAGCATTTGATTTGGGTGGCATTATTCTAATATCAGACCAGTTAACCTGCTCAAGTCCATGTAGTAAAAACAGTCATACTTACATATTAGTAGTGCATAATTAACCCGATTTGTGACAGGAGGAGCACTAGTATGTGAAAAAAGCATAAATAAAACATTATGAGGCCAACCTATAGCTTTGAACATTTGTGCAATAATTAAGCCCCTTTCCAATATAAATCAAGAGTAGCCAAGTCACTGTTATGAGTATTCCGCTGTAGAACTTTGGTACCGTGCTGAATTAATTATAG contains:
- the slc19a3a gene encoding thiamine transporter 2 isoform X1; this translates as MLCCTGPGCCNPAENNGWRYPTLLLCTFGFFSMMRPSEPFLTPYLVGPAKNLTTEQVTNEIFPVWTYSYLAMLFPVFLVTDYLRYKPIITLQGISFIITWIMLLFAQGVLAMQFLEFVFGISSATEVAYYSYIYSVVSSEHYQKVTSYCRSITLVAYTLASILGQVLVSVWNVPYFYLNVIALVSVSISFLSSIPLPMPRTSMFFHRKEAEKIQVSPSTEDVKPKSENSSPQNNPDGENCSQLPVTSDRNVYNLAKATEQNNAKNALLKLRSDFIKCYSSPQIIYWSIWWALASCGYYQVTNYIQVLWNHVEPSQNATVYNGGVEAVSTFMSAVTSFAVGYIKLDWAIWGEMALGIFSTVSSCALFAIDLSDNIWVCYAGYVVFKATYMLLITIATFQIAANLSMERYALLFGVNTFVALLLQTIMTVIVVDSRGLGLDIITQFLIYGSYFAAISGLFFIRGVYTLIQHGRRRKRKMESEIIKGNTLSTERETMCINVTRI
- the slc19a3a gene encoding thiamine transporter 2 isoform X2; its protein translation is MLCCTGPGCCNPAENNGWRYPTLLLCTFGFFSMMRPSEPFLTPYLVGPAKNLTTEQVTNEIFPVWTYSYLAMLFPVFLVTDYLRYKPIITLQGISFIITWIMLLFAQGVLAMQFLEFVFGISSATEVAYYSYIYSVVSSEHYQKVTSYCRSITLVAYTLASILGQVLVSVWNVPYFYLNVIALVSVSISFLSSIPLPMPRTSMFFHRKEAEKIQVSPSTEDVKPKSENSSPQNNPDGENCSQLPVTSDRNVYNLAKATEQNNAKNALLKLRSDFIKCYSSPQIIYWSIWWALASCGYYQVTNYIQVLWNHVEPSQNATVYNGGVEAVSTFMSAVTSFAVGYIKLDWAIWGEMALAANLSMERYALLFGVNTFVALLLQTIMTVIVVDSRGLGLDIITQFLIYGSYFAAISGLFFIRGVYTLIQHGRRRKRKMESEIIKGNTLSTERETMCINVTRI
- the slc19a3a gene encoding thiamine transporter 2 isoform X3, with the protein product MLCCTGPGCCNPAENNGWRYPTLLLCTFGFFSMMRPSEPFLTPYLVGPAKNLTTEQVTNEIFPVWTYSYLAMLFPVFLVTDYLRYKPIITLQGISFIITWIMLLFAQGVLAMQFLEFVFGISSATEVAYYSYIYSVVSSEHYQKVTSYCRSITLVAYTLASILGQVLVSVWNVPYFYLNVIALVSVSISFLSSIPLPMPRTSMFFHRKEAEKIQVSPSTEDVKPKSENSSPQNNPDGENCSQLPVTSDRNVYNLAKATEQNNAKNALLKLRSDFIKCYSSPQIIYWSIWWALASCGYYQVTNYIQVLWNHVEPSQNATVYNGGVEAVSTFMSAVTSFAVGYIKLDWAIWGEMALANLSMERYALLFGVNTFVALLLQTIMTVIVVDSRGLGLDIITQFLIYGSYFAAISGLFFIRGVYTLIQHGRRRKRKMESEIIKGNTLSTERETMCINVTRI